The Onthophagus taurus isolate NC chromosome 6, IU_Otau_3.0, whole genome shotgun sequence region ATAGGTTGGGATCTACCGCCCGTTAGAAGGGTCGAGGTCTGCGGAGCAGCGCCTTGGGTTGTCGAAACCGCAGGCGCGACAGCCACCGAGCCTGACGATACCTTACCGCCCCAGCAagaacaattaattaaaattattaaagagggGGTTATGAGTAGATAGCAATGCGAGTGGGACGTCGACGGACACCCATATTTCCGTAGCGTAAAGCCGACAGTGGAGGGTTGGAAATTCCCCTCGGGTATTCCCAGGGCGAACCAGGTTCCGTTCCACAGACTAAAGGTTGGTTACACGGCCCTGACGTCCGCCTAGCTACTTAAGGTGCATACACATCAAGCGAACGAACAGCGAACTCCGAACAACAAACGTTTGTTGTTCGTTTGTTCAATATTTGGAAGTTTATACACACGAAGCACACGATTAACAAATCGAACGTTTTCTCCATGTTCGCTGTTTGCACTTACTACTCGGGGCATAATAAATAGGTTTTAAAATTGTAGCTATGTCGGATGAAGTAGTCATTGCCGCTGCTTGTTGTGTTATCCTTAGTGGGTTAAAAAATTGGCCTAAACAATATTTAGGCCAATTTCATAATTTCTGAAGGATGTCAGCAAGTGATTTCGAATTTTTAGTAAATCACGGTGTGTTTACTTATACTTATAAAATGAATACGTATATGTAGTACTAGTACAAACCTAGAGATGGCGCTGCGAGCGCTATTTGCAATCTGTATTATCTGCACAAAACAAAGAGCGCATGCGTGGTTATACTTTCAACAAGTATCAGTGTTTTGTTCGACAGATTCAATCATTACTATTATGCCAAAAGAGGCTTGTCAAACTgctcaaattttaaaattttttgataatgtgTTTGACTCGGTGAATGGAACCTTAAAAAGGAACAGAGAAGGCAAACCACTCAAGATGGTTGTGACCAAATCGAGTGAACACCGAAACTTTTGGAGATGTATGGTAATGAAATAGTAAAATGCAATGTTCATCAACATTgcattttactattttttttttatgcattgttgttttagatatctaattttcttttttattattattgttcgCTCCgcttatatatttttagtgcGCATGTGCGACATTCGCCCCCGCTCAGTGTGAGTTTCACCCGCTTGGTCCGCATGCGCACCCTTAACGCACTccgcttttaattttaatacgtATTACGACTCAGTTCAGTTAAAACGCATTTTGAATACTACGCATCCGCTTCGCATCCGCCAAAAATTCAGTTTAGTTCTCTACCGCATCGCTACGCCGCTTCAGAAggtaattaatcaattatcatttgttttatttaaatttttaattaagaattatatttttttattacaatcatcttgtttttttttattattgctaATTTTTGAAACCAGCACCTCCGCTGTTATTGTCGCCTATAATTAGAGCGCACAATtttttggtccttcgagccggatatccggatttaatttcattttcattcaatttcatttaattttatacgcCATTTTTGGACGAGATTTCGAACATTTACCGTCGCTACTTCTTTTTGGTTTCGTTCTCGTCCGTGTTCGCAAAACATCTGGTGCACATCTGCCAATTTTTGTTGTCTTTTATGGTAACAAACAACTCGgtgtttcttttcttttatacaggatcgtcatttattattttaatttaaaaattttcgatcactttgaattttctaaatttcgcAAATATGGCCGACAAGTTACCCAAAATGATCCTGAAACGTAGtggatttttaaatcgattaattgaAACCGTAGATGTTGGTAACGGTATAGATAATACTGAGCAGGaatcattatttattgttcGCGCTACTGATTCACATCACACCTATGATGAGtttataaaaatccataattcaattatttcgTTGATCGCtgatgatgattttgaaaCGCACGATGATGTACGTCGTCAAGCTGATATCGCATACTATTCCATAAAGGCCCGTATGGCTCGTATAACTGAGTCCAAACTTGCATCTGCGACACCTGCACCTGTGACACCTAATCCGATTACCACACCTAAACTACAAAAAATCACCTTACCCAttttttctggtgattttaaAACCTGGTCTAGTTTCCATGATTTATATCGGACAATGGTCCATGAAAATACAACGCTTTCCAACGTCGCCAAATACCAATATATGATGACGTCACTATCGGGAGAACCGTACCATCTGCTTCAGGGATTACCGGTGACCAGTGACAACTACGAAATTGCTTATCAAACATTGAAAAACCGCTATCAAAATAAACGGCATTTGGccacaatttattataatgaaatacaaaatattcATATGAAACATGAGGACTCCTCAAAGGCATATCGGCTACTGATCGACACCTTCACGGAAAATCTCGGAGGTTTAAAAACGCTCGGTTTCCCGGTGGACGCTTGGGACTTTCTGCTCCTTAATATTCTGCTTCAGAAATTGGATTTGTCAATTCGAACGAAGTTTGAGACAGAATACAGTAAGGTTGAAATACCTACATACAATCAGCTAATTGAATTTCTGGAAAGTCATTCCAAAGCCTTGGAATCCGTGAAAATGATTTCCTCCTCCAAAGTCGCTAAATCCTCTCCGAGTCGTCCTTTGAAAACCTACCCAGCTACATTGGATACTGAGAACAAAcagaaattaacaaatttagcaTGCATTCTATGTGAAGATTCACATTACTTATATCAATGTTCAAAAtttcatgaaagaacaccatcgCAAAGATTAGCCTGCGCCAACAGTCATAAGTTATGTAAGAATTGTTTAAGCTCCCGTCATACCACCAATAACTGCAAATCCACTCACACTTGTCGAGTATGCAATCGGAGACATCACACGCTGCTACAcctaaattcaaataatttatctCCGAAGCCAGAAGTTTCAAAACCTAGTCCTCCATGTGTCCCCGAAACCACGGCTGGATCTGTAATGAGTTCATTACTCACTGTTGTCCTGCCTGTCGCTGAGGTGGAAATTGAAGATTGTTTTGGGGCGTTTCATAGGGTCAGAGCATTAATTGATTCCGGCAGTATGATCAATTTCATAACCGAAGAACTTCAGAATCGCCTTAAAATCGCTAGAACAAAGCACTCCATTGCCATTGAGGGACTAAACCAAATGAATTCGACATGTAAGAAGGGCAGTGTCATTTGTGCCATCAAACCATGTAATTCTATGCAATCTacgattaaattttctgctgtcGTAACCAGCAAAATTTGTTCCAAGCAACCAAGAGTACCTATTGAATTGTCAAGATATCCTCATCTTCGTAATCTCAACATAACAAAGAGTCAATTATTACCTGGATCTATTGATTTATTGTTGGGGTCCGAATTAGTGCCATATATTTTAACTGGAAATCGTCAAATAGGTAAAATGGACGAGCCAGCCGCTTTGGAATCTGTTTTCGGGTGGTTGGTGATGGGTAAACTGACTGATTTTCCACCGTCAACGTCCAATACGTCTTTAATGACTGAGCCGTCTCTGGACATCTGTATGCAGAAGTTTTGGGAGGTTGATCAGGTGAAGGGGATCATCGCTGGGTCACCGGAGGATAATCAATGTGAAGATCGGTTCAAATCCACGTACCAACGTACTGAGACTGGTCGATTCATGGTCATGTTGCCTTTCAGGACAACAGATTTGGAATTGGGTGAATCTTATTCCCAAGCTCTTCATAGATTTTTATCTCTAGAAAAGAGACTAATCAAAGCTTCTGATATATTTGAGAAATATAAGCAATTTATGGAAGATTACCTGTCAACGGGCCACATGTCTCCTGTTCCCAAGACAGATTATTCTAATACTACCGCATATTACATCCCGCATCATTATGTTGTGAATCCTAACTCTTCCAAACTCCGAGTTGTCTTTGATGCTTCCGCCAAGACTTCCTCTGGGAAATCTTTAAACGACATTCTGCTTACCGGTCCCAAACTGCAGCGCGATCTCGTTTCCATTCTCATTAATTTTCGCTGTTTTCCTATTGTATTCATTTGTGATATCAAACAAATGTACCGCCAAATATTAATTGTGCCTCATCAGCGCgattttcaaagaattatCTGGAAGGATTACAAAACTAATGAGCTACTTGAATATCGGTTGAACACGGTCACATACGAGGTTTCTTCTTCTCCATTCCTGGCACTGCGGGCGGTAAGAGAATTAGCTACAATTTACTCGGAGCAGTTTCCGGAAGCATCGCGAGTGGTTTTGAACGACATGTATGTTGACGACATCGTAACCGGCAGTTTCTCGGTACAACACGCGTTAAGTCTGCAGCagcaaattataaaattattatcattggGAGGTTTTGAGCTCGCGAAGTGGGCAAGTAACTCGCCAGAATTATACAAATCAATCAACGGCTGCAAGGATGGGGTTGCTGTATCATTGGATCAAAAGGAGGATGGTTTCATAAAGGTGTTGGGTCTCCATTGGGATCCTCAGGCCGACGCCTTTGGGTTTTCCTACATTCCTCGAGAGACACCATGTAGCAAGAGAGCTATATTATCAAGCATAGCTCGTATTTATGATCCGATGGGGCTAATTACTCCTTGCATTCTCGCCGCTAAACATCTTATTCAGAAGCTTTGGCTGGAGAGATTAAATTGGGATGATCTTCCATCTCAGGAAATCCAGAATTATTGGCATCAATATAAAATGCAGCTGCCACTTCTGTCAAAATTGAAGATTCCACGACAAATACAACCATCATCAAGTGAAACTGTGGAACTTCATCTCTTCTCGGACGCCTCTTCAGTGGGCTACTGTGCGGTGGCGTATCTGCGTACTGTTTTATTTGACAATACTATTAAACTGAATTTTGTCTATGCTAAGTCTAGGGTTGCCCCGCTAAAGGTTATTTCTATACCTCGACTGGAGTTGTGTGGTGCTGTCCTGTTAGCGGATTTA contains the following coding sequences:
- the LOC139429977 gene encoding uncharacterized protein, encoding MADKLPKMILKRSGFLNRLIETVDVGNGIDNTEQESLFIVRATDSHHTYDEFIKIHNSIISLIADDDFETHDDVRRQADIAYYSIKARMARITESKLASATPAPVTPNPITTPKLQKITLPIFSGDFKTWSSFHDLYRTMVHENTTLSNVAKYQYMMTSLSGEPYHLLQGLPVTSDNYEIAYQTLKNRYQNKRHLATIYYNEIQNIHMKHEDSSKAYRLLIDTFTENLGGLKTLGFPVDAWDFLLLNILLQKLDLSIRTKFETEYSKVEIPTYNQLIEFLESHSKALESVKMISSSKVAKSSPSRPLKTYPATLDTENKQKLTNLACILCEDSHYLYQCSKFHERTPSQRLACANSHKLCKNCLSSRHTTNNCKSTHTCRVCNRRHHTLLHLNSNNLSPKPEVSKPSPPCVPETTAGSVMSSLLTVVLPVAEVEIEDCFGAFHRVRALIDSGSMINFITEELQNRLKIARTKHSIAIEGLNQMNSTCKKGSVICAIKPCNSMQSTIKFSAVVTSKICSKQPRVPIELSRYPHLRNLNITKSQLLPGSIDLLLGSELVPYILTGNRQIGKMDEPAALESVFGWLVMGKLTDFPPSTSNTSLMTEPSLDICMQKFWEVDQVKGIIAGSPEDNQCEDRFKSTYQRTETGRFMVMLPFRTTDLELGESYSQALHRFLSLEKRLIKASDIFEKYKQFMEDYLSTGHMSPVPKTDYSNTTAYYIPHHYVVNPNSSKLRVVFDASAKTSSGKSLNDILLTGPKLQRDLVSILINFRCFPIVFICDIKQMYRQILIVPHQRDFQRIIWKDYKTNELLEYRLNTVTYEVSSSPFLALRAVRELATIYSEQFPEASRVVLNDMYVDDIVTGSFSVQHALSLQQQIIKLLSLGGFELAKWASNSPELYKSINGCKDGVAVSLDQKEDGFIKVLGLHWDPQADAFGFSYIPRETPCSKRAILSSIARIYDPMGLITPCILAAKHLIQKLWLERLNWDDLPSQEIQNYWHQYKMQLPLLSKLKIPRQIQPSSSETVELHLFSDASSVGYCAVAYLRTVLFDNTIKLNFVYAKSRVAPLKVISIPRLELCGAVLLADLARFLMSSFPSFLKPKIFAWCDSMIVLNWLDSAPHRWKTFVANRIGHIQDIIPRDCWHHVPSHENPADPGSRGLLPADLVQCRLWWQGPDWLSLSSSNWPSRRTITCNNEALSEEKQQTVTHVTKKPDNFLITLLNRFSSLNKIKNITAYVLRFVSGCRKQNKHYHQALSIFEKQQALHTIAREVQKEYFSELYQQIKNNKLPAKQYRKLAPFISREKLLRVGGRLRNSELGFDTKHPILLPGKHRLSELIVEELHRQHLHPGFRTLSAIIANQFWILSPRNTIYKVLSRCINCFRNNPKSYTPIMADLPAFRVNQMKAFTTVGIDFAGPFTTTVRKHRGAKAFKSYLCIFVCAVTKAVHLELVTDLSSDAFLAALRRFVARRGRCIRIFSDRGTNFVGAYNQMLQIAQQAGGRLGIEWLFNPPAAPNFNGLTEAGVKSVKTHLKRVVGNQILTFEEFYTVLTQIESVLNSRPLCPLSSDPNDCQALTPGHFLVLTPLNTEIPCKDFQDTPSNRLSRWELLQKMVQHFWMRWSQEYLHTIQQRAKWNKTYNNISPGTLVIIRNECFPPLTWKFGRVEECFPGRDGVIRVVTVKTAHGRLQRPVSQLCPLPIEYC